Within Microbacterium proteolyticum, the genomic segment CGTGCGCAGGTGGAACGGGTACCCGGTCTGGGGGACGACGTCCGCCGTCAGCACGAGCCGCTCGTCGGCGACCTCTTCGGCCGTGTACGAGCCGAAGCGCAGCAGTCCGTGGCTGGCGTTGCCGAACGCCGGCTCGCTGATCGCGAGCTGACGGTCCACTCCGCCGAAGGAGTACTTGCCGTCGCGGATGCGGTTCGGCCAGGGCACCAGGACGACGCCGGATGCCGCGGGCGTGGGCACGTCGTCGGCGTAGCGCGGGACGAGATCGACGCCGTCGACGGTGAGGGCGCGCAGGGCCGCGCCCACCTGAGCGATCTCGGCCGAGGAACGGGGTCCGTTCAAGCGGAACCGGTAGCCGGTGGGGTCGGCGGTCATGAGGACACCTTTCGAGGACGCGGCGGGCGTTGCAACCAGGGTCGCAGCAGGCGGGTCACGCAGGGAAGAACCGCGTAGGTCATCACAGGGGTGAGCAGCAACGTCGTGCCGAGGACGCGCAGCGGCAGCGGCACCTCGGCGAAGCCCGGGATGAACCCGAGCAGCCAGCTGGCGAGCAGGTTCGTGGGGAAGAAACCGATCCAGATCGTCACCGCCTGCTTCCATCGGGGCGGTGCGGGCGGGACCGGCTGCTGCACGGCCTGGGTCGTGGCATCCGTCCCGGTCAGCACCGATCCGAGCGAGGCGTCGAACCAGCCCTCGATGCCGGTGCGCCGTTCCACGCGCTCCTCGCGGGCGAACGGGCGGCCGGAATCCAGCCACCACTGCCGCTGCGACGAGGTCTCCCACTGCTCGAGCGTGGTGATGTCGCGGAAGCGGTACAGCATGTACCAGAGGTCGCTGTCTTCCCCCGCGCGTACCCAGCCCGAGCCGAGGAATCCGGGGAAGGCGGTCGCGAGGTCGGTGCCGGCCTGCATCCAGGAGGTCGCTTCGGCGGTGCGCGTCGGGTCGATGCGCCGCTCGATCGCCACCGTGATGGGGTGGGCGTCGGTGTCTGCCATGGTTCCATCTTCGGCTACCCTCCACGTCCCGGTTCTCCCGGCCCTCGTCCCGCTCATGGCGCCGCGTGTCCCGGAAGTGGTCAGTCCGGGCGCGTGAGAACCGCAGAAGGTGGGACGAGGTCCGACTCGGCAAGGACATGGATGCCATTCCCAGGCGCGGGCTGTAAC encodes:
- a CDS encoding antibiotic biosynthesis monooxygenase; this encodes MADTDAHPITVAIERRIDPTRTAEATSWMQAGTDLATAFPGFLGSGWVRAGEDSDLWYMLYRFRDITTLEQWETSSQRQWWLDSGRPFAREERVERRTGIEGWFDASLGSVLTGTDATTQAVQQPVPPAPPRWKQAVTIWIGFFPTNLLASWLLGFIPGFAEVPLPLRVLGTTLLLTPVMTYAVLPCVTRLLRPWLQRPPRPRKVSS